The following proteins are co-located in the Sulfurovum sp. TSL6 genome:
- a CDS encoding ABC transporter ATP-binding protein, giving the protein MKLNHVYKTFYPDTPKEVKALSDINLTFEKGEFTTLSGESGSGKTTLLNIIGGLDSATSGEIFFEGEEISAYSEEKMAKLRLHDIGFIFQAYNLIHVLTVRENIGFIMKLLKFDTKEIDARTVELAEILQIEDLLDKLPGEISGGQQQRVAVARAVASRPKLILADEPTANLDSKNSARLMNMLRTLNEKEQVTVIFASHDKYVLEQSKRIIVLDDGVVVEDR; this is encoded by the coding sequence ATGAAACTCAACCATGTCTATAAAACATTCTACCCTGATACTCCAAAAGAGGTCAAAGCCCTGAGCGATATCAATCTTACCTTTGAAAAAGGAGAGTTCACCACACTCAGCGGTGAGTCAGGCTCTGGTAAAACAACCCTTCTGAATATTATAGGCGGGCTTGATTCTGCTACAAGCGGCGAGATATTTTTTGAGGGGGAAGAGATATCGGCTTACAGTGAAGAAAAAATGGCAAAGCTGAGACTGCATGATATCGGTTTTATCTTCCAAGCCTACAATCTCATACATGTACTCACGGTTCGAGAAAACATAGGCTTCATCATGAAACTGCTCAAGTTTGATACAAAAGAGATCGATGCACGTACTGTGGAATTGGCAGAGATCTTACAGATAGAGGATCTACTAGACAAACTTCCCGGTGAGATCAGCGGTGGTCAGCAGCAGCGTGTAGCAGTAGCCCGTGCCGTCGCTTCACGTCCCAAACTGATACTTGCAGATGAGCCCACAGCAAACCTGGATTCCAAAAACAGTGCGCGCCTTATGAATATGCTACGCACACTCAATGAAAAAGAGCAAGTTACCGTCATTTTCGCTTCTCATGACAAATATGTGCTGGAACAGTCAAAACGTATCATAGTACTAGATGATGGAGTTGTCGTTGAAGATCGTTAA
- a CDS encoding ABC transporter permease, which translates to MFKIAKHLAWLSIWRRKTRSLMVIMMIGLSLSGLLGLQGLYDGMILHLINTTIRSDSGEISLYNKKYRLNKSLEYRLTPVSNYVEAFSKIDAIEAYSVRLEKEGLIATAHKSLGAVLKGISLENEQNFGGIDSFITQGEYSFGEKNQNALIGSALAKKFNLNIGSRVIFTAQDATGEINAISFRISGILKTGNPSIDDHTVFISMEKMSKFLHVHQSATQIALRVKDAEHIPIVQQELKKHFPDIDVLRWDELYPLLIQMQEYMNIFNLASYAIVFIVAALGIFGVMLVSVLERIREFSIMLAIGTPYTTVRNQIIMEASFLGLIGYLAGAFGGWIFLLYMSTEGVDMRSFEAGLELYGYSAVMYANMHLYYFFQAFFAVFFATLLSVIWPLRKLKKIKPIQVIQGKML; encoded by the coding sequence ATGTTTAAAATAGCAAAACACCTTGCCTGGCTGAGTATCTGGAGGCGTAAGACCCGCTCTTTGATGGTGATCATGATGATCGGTTTAAGTCTTAGCGGTCTGCTTGGACTGCAGGGACTCTATGATGGTATGATCCTCCATTTGATCAATACAACCATCCGCAGTGACTCAGGAGAGATATCTCTCTACAATAAAAAGTATAGATTGAACAAAAGTCTGGAATACAGACTCACTCCTGTTTCAAACTATGTAGAGGCTTTCTCCAAGATCGATGCCATTGAAGCTTACTCGGTACGTTTGGAAAAAGAGGGTCTCATTGCCACCGCGCACAAATCACTTGGAGCCGTCCTCAAAGGCATCTCTTTGGAAAATGAACAGAATTTCGGTGGGATTGATTCCTTCATCACCCAAGGAGAGTATAGCTTTGGGGAAAAGAATCAAAACGCACTGATCGGTTCGGCATTAGCTAAAAAATTCAACCTGAACATAGGAAGCCGTGTGATCTTTACGGCACAAGACGCGACAGGTGAGATCAACGCTATCTCTTTTCGAATCAGCGGTATTCTCAAAACAGGCAACCCTTCTATTGATGACCATACTGTTTTTATCTCCATGGAAAAGATGTCAAAATTTCTACATGTACATCAAAGTGCCACCCAGATAGCTTTGCGTGTGAAAGATGCCGAGCATATCCCTATAGTGCAACAGGAACTGAAAAAACACTTTCCTGATATCGATGTGCTTCGCTGGGATGAACTCTATCCTTTACTGATACAGATGCAAGAGTATATGAATATCTTCAATCTAGCCTCATATGCGATCGTCTTTATTGTCGCTGCTCTGGGTATCTTCGGTGTGATGCTTGTCTCTGTTTTAGAGCGGATACGTGAGTTCAGTATCATGCTAGCTATCGGAACTCCCTACACAACTGTAAGAAACCAGATCATTATGGAAGCCTCCTTTCTAGGTCTGATTGGTTATCTTGCAGGCGCTTTTGGGGGATGGATCTTCCTTTTGTATATGTCAACTGAAGGTGTAGATATGCGCTCTTTTGAAGCAGGATTAGAACTCTATGGATATAGTGCTGTCATGTATGCCAATATGCATCTCTACTATTTCTTTCAAGCTTTTTTTGCTGTATTTTTTGCTACCCTGCTTTCAGTGATATGGCCTCTAAGAAAGCTTAAAAAGATCAAACCTATACAGGTCATACAAGGAAAAATGTTATGA
- a CDS encoding ABC transporter permease, whose amino-acid sequence MLYSLAFRNIVKSKGRSITTLLLSTFSTILFISYVALMDGSHHQIIKSSVEIYTGYAHVNLDGYRDESGYDHLIEDADSIDAILAKDSSIKVYSPRFETYALLSGEEKAIGSLIGGIIPSREKMLSKLHDSLVKGAYLKDTDTNAIYIGSELSERLKVNVGSEIALVGSSVDYSIAADLFTVKGIFKTGLFEFDSQSAFVNKSYLDTVMMSENIASYFTLDFHNNDKIDKMTTDLQKSLPSGYEAVNWKTLLTALVQAMLVDSIFGYISISIFFIVIFFVIMIFSYVSIYTRAREIGLLRALGLTSKDIFRMLFIEILILAAISIILGTLIGASIAYYFELNPIVISGIAETYKEYGVVSDEIPMNFDLFTITWNALTIFILNLAAILYPIFKVNKLTAMEAMRYV is encoded by the coding sequence ATGCTTTATTCGCTTGCATTTAGAAATATTGTGAAATCCAAGGGCAGAAGTATTACCACACTGCTTCTGAGTACCTTCAGCACCATTCTCTTCATCAGCTATGTTGCACTGATGGATGGTTCGCATCATCAGATCATCAAAAGCTCTGTGGAGATCTATACGGGGTATGCACATGTGAACCTTGATGGATATAGAGATGAAAGTGGCTATGATCATCTCATCGAAGATGCTGATAGTATTGATGCAATACTTGCAAAAGACTCTTCTATCAAAGTCTATAGTCCCAGGTTTGAAACCTATGCGCTGCTCTCTGGAGAGGAAAAAGCTATAGGAAGTCTCATTGGAGGAATCATTCCTTCCCGCGAAAAAATGCTGAGTAAACTGCACGATTCACTTGTCAAAGGTGCATACCTTAAAGATACGGACACCAATGCCATCTACATTGGGTCTGAACTATCCGAACGTCTTAAAGTGAATGTAGGCAGCGAGATAGCACTGGTTGGTTCTTCCGTCGATTACTCCATCGCTGCGGATCTTTTTACCGTGAAAGGAATCTTCAAAACGGGTCTTTTCGAATTTGATTCCCAATCGGCCTTTGTCAACAAATCCTATCTTGACACCGTGATGATGAGTGAAAATATAGCCAGTTATTTTACCCTTGACTTCCATAACAATGATAAGATAGATAAAATGACCACAGATCTACAAAAATCACTCCCTTCAGGGTATGAAGCAGTCAACTGGAAAACACTTCTCACAGCACTGGTACAAGCGATGTTGGTGGATTCCATTTTCGGATATATCTCCATCTCCATCTTTTTTATAGTGATCTTTTTTGTGATCATGATATTCTCCTATGTCAGTATCTATACGCGGGCACGTGAAATAGGCCTATTGCGTGCTTTGGGGCTGACATCTAAAGATATTTTTAGAATGCTTTTTATTGAAATCCTGATCCTTGCTGCGATCAGCATCATCCTGGGTACCCTCATCGGTGCTTCCATCGCCTACTACTTTGAACTCAATCCTATCGTGATATCGGGTATCGCTGAGACTTATAAAGAGTATGGTGTGGTCAGTGATGAAATACCTATGAACTTTGATCTCTTTACCATAACATGGAATGCGCTGACGATCTTTATACTCAATCTGGCAGCCATACTCTATCCGATCTTCAAGGTCAATAAACTTACTGCAATGGAGGCGATGCGATATGTTTAA
- a CDS encoding outer membrane lipoprotein-sorting protein, whose translation MKSLVSLLFITLFLNANEAQAIIKKLEKNLRGDYMYSTMSMIVTSKRGKRTVKIESWSEGNDKSFIKILYPKKDKGITFLKIDNQMWQYIPKIERTIKIPPSMMLQSWMGSDFTNDDMVKESSLEEDYNAKILSKQGNDATLELIPKPNAAVVWGKIIIDVDLKNAVPIKEVFYDDLMEKVRIMTFSKIEQHGSHRIPMVMELKPLDPNKKKNRTKVIFEKVNFDTKIDPSYFTKQALKRYSR comes from the coding sequence ATGAAATCTTTGGTCTCTTTACTTTTTATTACCCTCTTTCTGAATGCCAACGAAGCTCAGGCCATCATCAAAAAACTTGAAAAAAATCTCCGTGGTGACTACATGTACTCCACTATGAGTATGATCGTTACCTCGAAGCGTGGCAAACGCACAGTCAAGATAGAAAGCTGGTCCGAAGGGAACGACAAGAGTTTTATCAAAATACTCTACCCCAAAAAAGACAAGGGCATTACCTTTTTAAAGATCGACAATCAAATGTGGCAGTATATTCCCAAGATAGAGCGTACCATCAAAATACCGCCATCTATGATGCTGCAAAGCTGGATGGGCAGTGATTTTACCAATGACGATATGGTCAAAGAGAGTTCTTTGGAAGAAGACTACAATGCGAAAATTCTCTCAAAACAGGGAAATGACGCTACATTAGAGCTGATCCCGAAACCCAACGCTGCTGTGGTTTGGGGAAAGATCATCATCGATGTCGACCTCAAAAATGCTGTACCGATCAAAGAGGTTTTTTATGATGACTTGATGGAAAAAGTAAGGATCATGACATTCTCTAAAATAGAACAGCATGGTTCACACAGGATCCCTATGGTCATGGAACTAAAACCTCTGGATCCAAATAAAAAGAAGAATCGTACAAAAGTGATCTTTGAGAAGGTCAATTTTGACACCAAAATAGATCCTTCTTATTTTACGAAACAGGCGTTAAAGCGCTATTCGAGGTAG